The Mycolicibacterium boenickei genome has a segment encoding these proteins:
- a CDS encoding SDR family NAD(P)-dependent oxidoreductase — translation MQIAGSSAIVVGGAGGLGEATVRRLQSAGAKVVVADLADEKGAELEKELGVRYVRTDATSEESVLAAIAEAEALAPLRISVDTHGGPAAGGRLVGKDGSPLDLDGFKKTIEFYLTAVFNVMRLSAAAIAKTEPLEEGGRGVIVNTASIAGYEGQIGQLPYSAAKGGVLGMTLVAARDLSPLGIRVCTIAPGTINTPAYGKAADQLEQYWGPQVPFPKRMGRSVEYAQLAQSIIENDYLNGEIIRLDGALRFPPK, via the coding sequence ATGCAAATCGCCGGTAGTTCCGCGATCGTCGTCGGCGGCGCGGGTGGCCTGGGTGAGGCGACAGTCCGCCGCCTGCAGTCAGCGGGAGCGAAGGTGGTCGTGGCGGACCTCGCCGACGAGAAGGGCGCCGAGCTGGAGAAGGAGCTGGGCGTGCGCTATGTGCGCACGGACGCCACTTCCGAGGAATCGGTGCTCGCTGCCATCGCCGAGGCTGAAGCGCTTGCCCCACTCCGCATCTCGGTGGACACCCACGGCGGGCCCGCCGCCGGTGGACGCCTCGTCGGCAAGGACGGCTCCCCGCTGGACCTCGACGGTTTCAAGAAGACCATCGAGTTCTACCTGACCGCGGTGTTCAACGTGATGCGCCTGTCGGCCGCGGCGATCGCCAAGACCGAGCCGCTGGAGGAAGGCGGCCGCGGCGTCATCGTCAACACGGCGTCGATCGCCGGGTACGAGGGCCAGATCGGTCAGTTGCCGTACTCGGCCGCCAAGGGCGGCGTGCTCGGCATGACGCTCGTCGCCGCGCGTGACCTGTCGCCGCTGGGTATCCGGGTCTGCACCATCGCCCCCGGCACCATCAACACCCCCGCGTATGGCAAGGCAGCCGATCAGCTGGAGCAGTACTGGGGCCCGCAGGTGCCGTTCCCCAAGCGCATGGGCCGGTCGGTCGAGTATGCCCAGCTGGCACAGAGCATCATCGAAAACGACTATCTCAACGGCGAAATCATCCGCCTCGATGGGGCATTGCGGTTCCCGCCCAAGTAA
- a CDS encoding acyl-CoA dehydrogenase family protein, with amino-acid sequence MDVRLTSEQQQLREAAAKLADDLGPDAVGELSDEGRIARLESTVAATEWRTLRSDGASGVEVAIIAEEFARGLVDVPFLGHVLADDLARRLDREIKAGTDEAATAGVDLTHSTVGVVESPAELAELSGEDALRWRALALVGTCADLVGAARGAHALAVDYAKVREQYGSTIGSYQAVAHLLAEGLALIEGSISVLRHAAWAVDELPAEEAVRAGKIAKVYCARAARTVCETAIQVHGGIGNTWECLAHVYLRRVLVATELWPVKLEDLEVTDLGLS; translated from the coding sequence ATGGACGTTCGTCTGACGTCTGAACAGCAGCAGCTGCGCGAGGCCGCAGCGAAACTGGCCGACGACCTCGGACCGGATGCGGTCGGAGAATTGTCGGATGAGGGCCGGATCGCCCGGTTGGAGAGCACGGTCGCCGCAACCGAGTGGCGCACCCTGCGGTCCGACGGTGCCTCCGGCGTGGAAGTGGCGATCATCGCCGAGGAGTTCGCCCGCGGGCTGGTCGACGTGCCCTTCCTGGGTCACGTGCTCGCCGACGATCTGGCCCGCCGCCTCGACCGTGAGATCAAGGCCGGTACCGACGAAGCCGCCACCGCCGGAGTGGATCTGACCCACAGCACGGTGGGCGTGGTCGAGTCGCCCGCCGAGCTCGCCGAGCTGTCGGGCGAGGACGCCCTGCGCTGGCGGGCGCTGGCGCTGGTGGGCACCTGCGCCGACCTGGTCGGTGCCGCCCGCGGTGCGCACGCGCTGGCTGTCGACTACGCGAAAGTCCGTGAGCAGTACGGCTCCACGATCGGTTCGTATCAGGCCGTCGCGCACCTGCTGGCGGAGGGGCTCGCCCTGATCGAGGGTTCGATCAGCGTGCTGCGGCACGCGGCGTGGGCGGTCGACGAGCTGCCTGCAGAAGAAGCCGTGCGGGCGGGGAAGATCGCCAAGGTCTACTGCGCCCGGGCCGCACGGACGGTCTGCGAGACCGCCATCCAGGTGCACGGCGGTATCGGCAACACCTGGGAGTGCCTGGCGCATGTGTATCTGCGCCGCGTTCTGGTGGCCACCGAGTTGTGGCCCGTCAAGCTCGAGGACTTGGAGGTCACTGATCTTGGACTTTCGTGA
- the meaB gene encoding methylmalonyl Co-A mutase-associated GTPase MeaB: MSVIEELIAAARGGSQRAVGRLLSLVESDRRDEVLAVLGPASPRVIGVTGPPGAGKSTTVGALVGAYRERGLRVAVLAVDPSSPYSGGALLGDRIRMAAHINDPDVLIRSVATRGHLGGLAAAVPAAIRLLAALSYDLIVLETVGVGQSEIEIAAIADPTVVILNPGAGDAVQAAKAGLLEVADLVVVNKADREGADQTARDLRAEASVPVLKLVAAQGDGLAELVEAIDAHHRSDTAERRTARARTQILSLAQTLLRNHGELEGLAAAVADGTTDPYSAAAQLIAESAG, encoded by the coding sequence ATGTCAGTTATCGAAGAACTCATCGCCGCGGCTCGCGGCGGGTCCCAGCGTGCTGTCGGGCGCTTGCTGAGCCTGGTCGAAAGTGACCGCCGCGACGAGGTTCTCGCGGTGCTCGGCCCCGCTTCGCCGCGCGTCATCGGGGTGACCGGACCGCCCGGGGCCGGAAAGTCGACGACGGTGGGTGCTCTCGTCGGTGCGTATCGGGAGCGCGGTCTGCGGGTCGCGGTGCTGGCGGTGGATCCGTCGTCCCCGTACAGCGGCGGTGCGCTTCTCGGAGACCGGATCCGGATGGCCGCCCACATCAACGATCCCGACGTGCTGATCCGATCGGTGGCCACCCGCGGACACCTGGGCGGGCTCGCTGCCGCGGTACCCGCGGCGATTCGGCTGCTGGCGGCGCTGTCCTACGACCTGATCGTGCTGGAGACGGTGGGCGTGGGGCAGTCCGAGATCGAGATCGCCGCGATCGCGGATCCGACCGTGGTGATCCTCAATCCCGGCGCGGGCGACGCCGTGCAGGCCGCCAAAGCGGGGCTGCTGGAAGTCGCCGATCTCGTGGTGGTCAACAAGGCCGACCGCGAGGGTGCCGATCAAACTGCCCGTGACCTGCGGGCCGAGGCCAGTGTCCCGGTACTCAAACTCGTTGCGGCCCAAGGAGACGGACTGGCCGAGCTGGTCGAGGCCATCGACGCTCACCACCGGTCCGATACCGCGGAGCGGCGCACCGCCCGTGCCCGCACCCAGATCCTGTCACTGGCCCAGACCTTGCTGCGCAATCACGGTGAGTTGGAAGGGCTGGCCGCTGCGGTGGCCGACGGCACCACGGACCCGTACAGCGCTGCGGCGCAACTGATCGCGGAGTCAGCTGGGTAG
- a CDS encoding 2Fe-2S iron-sulfur cluster-binding protein — MTAEPTAGSEADGKVTIVFDREQLSVPRRQGETLLESARRAGMTPPFSCEAGNCGTCMAKLLEGTATMRVNDALDDDEVADGYVLTCQAVPDCDSVTVSYDED; from the coding sequence ATGACCGCAGAACCGACGGCCGGCAGCGAAGCGGACGGCAAGGTCACGATCGTGTTCGACCGCGAGCAGCTGTCCGTGCCGCGGCGGCAGGGCGAGACACTGCTGGAGAGCGCGCGCCGGGCCGGCATGACGCCGCCGTTCTCGTGCGAGGCCGGCAACTGTGGCACCTGCATGGCCAAGCTCCTCGAGGGCACCGCCACCATGCGGGTCAACGATGCGCTCGACGACGACGAGGTGGCCGATGGCTACGTGTTGACCTGCCAGGCCGTCCCGGACTGCGATTCAGTGACAGTCTCCTACGACGAAGATTGA
- a CDS encoding CaiB/BaiF CoA transferase family protein, protein MTAPLAGIRVIEVGVMLAGPYATMMLADLGAEVIKVEPPGGEISRQVSDSYFASLNRGKRSICLDLTSEQGKAKLGELVADSHALLVNMKPSVIRRLGLTYENLRRFNEKIVCVAMTGFGLNGGDDPAFDYVIQAATGVAAMTGDPDGPPTLPGYSSADNSTGLTAALGLLAMIVSGDGGQVDVSLRDVMLSQLNYRASAYLNDGAEPRRHPFGAHSYYVPAQLFPTADGYLALFITHDGFWKSFAGEAGIEGFGTMAERAARRDEVLDVVTAVLATDTAAGWESRLKPLGIPAAAVRTLPQALEATPEMLVNAGDFRLVGSPVHVAGYAPDYRPAPVFDEYGRHSPVSDTPVSAPGA, encoded by the coding sequence ATGACCGCGCCGCTGGCGGGCATCCGCGTCATCGAGGTCGGCGTCATGCTGGCCGGACCGTACGCCACCATGATGCTGGCGGACCTCGGCGCCGAGGTGATCAAGGTCGAGCCGCCGGGCGGGGAGATCTCCCGTCAGGTCAGTGACAGCTATTTCGCCAGCCTCAACCGGGGCAAGCGCAGCATCTGCCTCGACCTGACCTCCGAGCAGGGCAAGGCGAAACTCGGCGAGCTGGTGGCGGATTCGCATGCGTTGCTGGTGAACATGAAGCCGTCGGTGATCCGCCGGCTCGGCCTCACGTATGAGAATCTGCGGCGCTTCAACGAGAAGATCGTCTGTGTCGCGATGACGGGCTTCGGGTTGAACGGGGGAGATGACCCGGCGTTCGATTACGTGATCCAGGCCGCTACCGGGGTGGCCGCGATGACCGGCGATCCGGACGGCCCGCCCACCCTGCCCGGTTATTCCTCGGCGGACAACTCGACCGGTCTGACCGCTGCGCTGGGCCTGCTGGCCATGATCGTCTCGGGCGACGGCGGTCAGGTGGATGTGTCGCTGCGTGATGTCATGCTCTCGCAGCTCAATTACCGGGCTTCGGCATATCTCAACGACGGTGCCGAACCGCGTCGCCATCCCTTCGGTGCGCACTCGTATTACGTACCCGCGCAGCTGTTCCCGACGGCGGATGGCTATCTGGCGTTGTTCATCACCCATGACGGGTTCTGGAAGTCGTTTGCCGGGGAGGCCGGGATCGAGGGCTTCGGCACCATGGCCGAACGGGCCGCGCGGCGCGACGAGGTCCTGGATGTGGTGACCGCCGTGCTGGCGACCGATACCGCTGCGGGCTGGGAGTCACGGCTCAAGCCGCTCGGGATTCCGGCGGCCGCGGTGCGTACCCTGCCGCAGGCGCTGGAGGCGACGCCCGAGATGCTGGTGAACGCAGGTGATTTCCGGTTGGTGGGCAGCCCGGTGCACGTCGCCGGCTATGCGCCCGACTACCGGCCTGCCCCGGTGTTCGACGAGTACGGCAGGCATTCGCCGGTTTCTGACACGCCGGTTTCTGCACCAGGGGCGTGA
- a CDS encoding acyl-CoA dehydrogenase family protein — protein sequence MDFRDSTEEAAFRDRLRPWLAENAASFKASGDDYWARMGEWHQALYTAGFFGTSWPKEFGGQDLPPVYDVIVDEELARAGAPPRPSLGYLVVGLGHHGSKELQQRFLPGMINGTERWCQGFSEPGAGSDLASLTTTATRDGDNYIINGHKIWTSYSDVADWCLVLARTDKDVARHKGISAFIVSMHQDGIEQRPLQMINGVTTEFGQVAFDGAVVPASNMVGEPGDGWRLAMTVVSHEREPSTLGYSARYGKLVREMASRVEGSGGKVPEDLAWAGVQAEMLRLHVRRRLSEQLDGLKHGPDGSLDKLLMTWVEQSVGHAALAVTGTKDPELLEAYLYSRAQSVMGGTSQIQKNIIASRILGLGV from the coding sequence TTGGACTTTCGTGATTCAACCGAGGAAGCTGCCTTCCGCGACCGGCTCCGGCCCTGGCTGGCGGAAAATGCCGCATCGTTCAAGGCATCCGGCGACGACTACTGGGCTCGCATGGGGGAGTGGCACCAGGCCCTCTACACCGCAGGGTTTTTCGGCACCTCGTGGCCCAAGGAGTTCGGCGGCCAGGACCTGCCGCCGGTCTACGACGTCATCGTCGACGAGGAGCTGGCCCGGGCCGGCGCCCCACCGCGCCCCAGCCTCGGGTACCTGGTGGTGGGCCTGGGCCACCACGGCAGCAAGGAACTGCAGCAGCGGTTCCTGCCGGGGATGATCAACGGCACTGAGCGTTGGTGCCAGGGCTTTTCGGAGCCCGGCGCCGGTTCGGACCTGGCTTCGCTGACCACGACGGCGACGCGCGACGGTGACAACTACATCATCAACGGGCACAAGATCTGGACCAGCTACTCCGATGTGGCGGACTGGTGCCTGGTTCTGGCCCGCACGGATAAGGATGTGGCTCGGCATAAAGGCATTTCGGCATTCATCGTGTCGATGCATCAGGACGGCATCGAGCAGCGACCGCTGCAGATGATCAACGGAGTCACCACCGAGTTCGGCCAGGTGGCATTCGACGGTGCGGTGGTGCCGGCCTCGAACATGGTCGGGGAACCGGGCGACGGCTGGCGTCTGGCCATGACCGTGGTGAGCCATGAGCGTGAGCCGTCGACGCTGGGTTACTCGGCGCGTTACGGAAAGCTCGTGCGGGAGATGGCTTCTCGGGTCGAAGGCTCGGGTGGCAAGGTGCCGGAGGACCTCGCCTGGGCGGGCGTACAGGCCGAGATGTTGCGCCTGCACGTGCGACGGCGGTTGTCCGAACAGCTCGACGGGCTCAAGCACGGCCCGGACGGCTCGCTGGACAAGCTGCTGATGACCTGGGTCGAGCAGTCCGTCGGCCATGCCGCGCTCGCGGTGACGGGGACCAAGGACCCAGAACTGCTCGAGGCCTACCTGTACAGCCGTGCGCAGAGCGTCATGGGTGGCACGTCACAGATCCAGAAGAACATCATCGCGTCACGCATCCTCGGACTAGGGGTTTAG
- a CDS encoding thiolase family protein, which translates to MPEAVIVSALRTPIGTAKKGTLRDTDAYALADHVVRAALENIPADLSASIDDVILGEGLYGGGVIARHAAITAGLATVPGGSVNRHCAAGQAAVQSAAASVRAGMDRLILAGGVNSASTSPRFIRAAGSAKDAEWVSWFPPTHPDRPDAPNMDMSITVGWNAAVKAGVSREEMDRWALGSHLKAIAAIDAGRFKEEIVPIQTPHGLFDTDEHPRRDTTLEKLAALKPLHPEIDGFSITAGNACGANDAAALLTIASDNLGLPALATIKSWASVGVDPASTGLAPVEAITKALGRAGLSLSDVDLFEINEAFASMCVATIKLLDLDPEIVNVSGSGCSLGHPVAATGARMLATMVHELRRRGGGIGVAAMCAGGGMGSATVIEVDGAASAAT; encoded by the coding sequence ATGCCTGAAGCCGTCATCGTGTCCGCGCTGCGAACCCCCATCGGCACCGCCAAGAAGGGCACGTTGCGCGATACGGACGCCTATGCGCTCGCCGATCACGTGGTGCGGGCGGCGTTGGAGAACATTCCTGCCGATCTCTCCGCATCGATCGACGACGTGATCCTCGGCGAGGGGCTCTACGGCGGCGGCGTCATCGCTCGCCACGCCGCCATCACCGCCGGTCTCGCGACGGTCCCGGGGGGGTCCGTCAATCGGCACTGCGCAGCCGGTCAGGCCGCCGTGCAGAGCGCCGCCGCCAGCGTCCGGGCGGGGATGGACCGGCTGATCCTCGCCGGCGGCGTCAACTCGGCGTCCACCTCACCCCGGTTCATCCGCGCGGCCGGAAGCGCCAAGGACGCCGAGTGGGTGAGCTGGTTCCCGCCCACCCATCCCGACCGCCCGGATGCGCCGAACATGGACATGTCGATCACGGTCGGCTGGAATGCCGCGGTGAAGGCCGGGGTGAGCCGCGAGGAGATGGACCGATGGGCGTTGGGTTCGCACCTCAAGGCCATCGCGGCGATCGACGCGGGCCGCTTCAAGGAGGAGATCGTCCCGATCCAGACTCCGCACGGGTTGTTCGACACCGACGAGCATCCGCGTCGTGACACCACGCTGGAGAAGCTGGCCGCGCTCAAGCCGCTGCATCCCGAGATCGACGGGTTCTCCATCACGGCAGGTAATGCGTGCGGGGCCAACGACGCCGCCGCACTGCTGACCATCGCCAGTGACAACCTCGGGCTGCCGGCCCTGGCCACCATCAAGTCCTGGGCCTCGGTGGGTGTGGACCCGGCGTCGACCGGGCTGGCCCCTGTCGAAGCCATCACCAAAGCGCTTGGCCGGGCCGGCCTTTCGCTGTCGGACGTGGACCTGTTCGAGATCAACGAGGCGTTCGCCTCGATGTGCGTGGCCACCATCAAGCTGCTTGACCTCGACCCGGAGATCGTCAACGTCAGCGGTAGCGGGTGCTCACTGGGGCATCCGGTGGCCGCCACCGGGGCGCGCATGCTGGCCACGATGGTCCATGAGCTTCGGCGGCGCGGGGGAGGCATCGGCGTGGCCGCGATGTGTGCCGGCGGCGGGATGGGCTCGGCGACGGTCATCGAGGTAGACGGAGCCGCCTCGGCGGCGACATGA
- a CDS encoding enoyl-CoA hydratase/isomerase family protein, translating into MYGMPEEIDVQADGALRIITLNRPDALNAVNDNLHVGLARLWEELNEDAEARAAVITGAGRAFSAGGDFNYLDELRRDEALRQKTIKHGRDLVIGMVRCRIPVVAAVNGPAVGLGCSLAALSDVVYMAETAHFADPHVQIGLVAADGGPLVWGSQISLLQAKEFALTGVRIKAQRALELGLANHVVEDPLTEAIACAKKLIDLPKQAVEATKRLMNIQLEQQVMASLDYANLAEYVSFGTADFNRIVDGLIAKN; encoded by the coding sequence ATGTACGGAATGCCAGAAGAAATCGACGTGCAGGCCGACGGCGCCCTGCGCATCATCACCCTGAACCGCCCCGATGCCCTCAACGCGGTCAACGACAACTTGCACGTCGGGCTCGCACGGTTGTGGGAAGAGCTCAACGAGGACGCCGAGGCGCGCGCAGCCGTGATCACCGGTGCGGGCCGGGCGTTCTCAGCGGGCGGCGACTTCAACTACCTCGATGAGTTGCGTCGCGATGAAGCCTTGCGGCAGAAGACGATCAAGCACGGACGCGACCTCGTCATCGGCATGGTGCGTTGCCGCATCCCGGTGGTCGCCGCGGTGAACGGCCCGGCCGTCGGGCTCGGTTGCAGCCTGGCCGCGTTGTCCGACGTCGTCTACATGGCCGAGACCGCGCACTTCGCCGATCCGCACGTACAGATCGGACTGGTGGCCGCCGACGGTGGGCCGCTGGTGTGGGGTTCGCAGATCAGCCTGTTGCAGGCCAAGGAGTTTGCGCTTACCGGGGTGCGGATCAAGGCGCAGCGTGCCTTGGAACTCGGCCTGGCCAACCACGTGGTCGAGGACCCGCTGACCGAGGCGATCGCGTGCGCCAAGAAGCTGATCGACCTGCCCAAGCAGGCGGTCGAGGCCACCAAGCGGTTGATGAACATCCAGCTGGAGCAGCAGGTGATGGCGTCGCTGGACTACGCCAACCTCGCCGAGTACGTTTCGTTCGGCACGGCTGATTTCAATCGGATCGTGGACGGCCTGATCGCCAAGAACTGA
- a CDS encoding SDR family NAD(P)-dependent oxidoreductase, whose protein sequence is MDLIGKVAFVAGASRGIGATIAAALAAEGAAVAVAARSEEPGKLPGTIGSVAAAINDAGGRALPVACDVTDEESVNTAVAKTVSEFGGIDILVANAGVLWLGPVEATPLKRWQLCLDVNLTGVFLVTKAVIPEVRKRGGGSLIAVTTTGVDMVEHGANAYWVSKAAAERLYLGLAADLRGDNIAVNCLSPSRVVLTEGWQAGGSGLQIPPEMVEPPETMGHAAVRLAGQDASGVTGTVQRSEALTF, encoded by the coding sequence ATGGATCTGATCGGAAAGGTCGCCTTCGTCGCCGGGGCCAGCCGCGGCATCGGCGCGACGATCGCGGCCGCACTGGCCGCCGAGGGTGCCGCGGTGGCCGTGGCCGCTCGCTCCGAAGAACCGGGCAAGCTGCCCGGCACGATCGGCTCGGTGGCCGCGGCCATCAACGATGCGGGTGGCCGCGCGCTGCCGGTCGCCTGTGACGTCACCGACGAGGAATCGGTGAACACTGCTGTTGCCAAAACAGTTTCGGAGTTCGGTGGGATCGACATCCTGGTCGCCAACGCCGGTGTGCTGTGGCTCGGCCCGGTCGAGGCCACGCCGCTCAAACGCTGGCAGCTGTGCCTGGATGTCAACCTCACCGGGGTGTTTCTGGTGACCAAGGCGGTGATCCCCGAGGTTCGCAAGCGCGGCGGCGGGTCCCTCATCGCGGTTACCACCACCGGGGTCGACATGGTCGAGCACGGCGCCAACGCCTACTGGGTGTCCAAGGCCGCAGCCGAGCGGCTCTACCTCGGCCTGGCCGCCGACCTACGCGGCGACAACATCGCGGTCAACTGCCTGAGCCCGTCGCGCGTGGTGCTGACCGAGGGTTGGCAGGCCGGCGGCAGCGGACTGCAGATCCCACCGGAGATGGTCGAGCCGCCGGAGACCATGGGCCACGCAGCCGTACGACTGGCCGGTCAAGATGCCAGTGGCGTCACCGGCACCGTGCAGCGCTCCGAAGCACTCACCTTCTGA
- a CDS encoding class I adenylate-forming enzyme family protein, with amino-acid sequence MSDPVVLAFDDREYTLAELDALTSGMATALEHRGVRPGDRVAIMSSNRPEFVVALRAIWGLRAVAVLISPAWKAAEVAHVLELTAPSHAVGDHDALASQMPMLHLDEPITPGLRQFDVPDPDSDALFVFSSGTTGLPKAVRHTHRGFAAAVEHWRRALGFTSADRMQIMTPPSHILGLLNIAMVLDTGAWMRLHRRFDVDTMLRHIESDRITIEMAVAPIALALASHPDLGRYDLSSLRYVMWCATPVTRSVAEDVAQRAGIRWLTAYGTTELPVIACNPLDAIHIDTVGTPVRGVEVRIGEGGEIQVRSDSVMAGYLPKDATAGAFCDGWYRTGDIGFLDDDGYLHITDRSKEMVKVRGFQVAPAEVEAVLHGHPAVTDCAVFGVTDAADGEAIVAAVATHSAVSAEELIDLVGARLASYKRPSRVEFVTEIPRLPSGKVLRRVLKERHGRSSDV; translated from the coding sequence TTGAGTGACCCCGTCGTGCTCGCGTTCGATGACCGCGAGTACACCCTGGCCGAACTCGATGCGCTGACCAGCGGGATGGCCACCGCGTTGGAGCACCGCGGGGTGCGGCCGGGCGACCGGGTCGCGATCATGTCGTCCAATCGCCCCGAGTTCGTCGTCGCCCTGCGGGCGATCTGGGGACTGCGGGCGGTGGCCGTGCTGATCAGCCCGGCGTGGAAGGCGGCCGAGGTGGCTCACGTCCTTGAGCTGACCGCGCCGAGCCATGCGGTGGGCGATCACGACGCGCTGGCTTCGCAGATGCCGATGCTGCATCTGGACGAGCCCATCACCCCGGGCCTGCGGCAGTTCGACGTTCCTGATCCGGACAGCGACGCATTGTTCGTCTTCAGCTCCGGGACCACCGGCCTGCCCAAGGCTGTGCGCCACACCCATCGCGGGTTCGCCGCGGCCGTCGAGCATTGGCGTCGGGCGCTGGGATTCACCAGCGCGGACCGCATGCAGATCATGACGCCGCCGTCGCACATCCTGGGATTGCTCAACATCGCCATGGTGCTCGACACCGGTGCGTGGATGCGGCTGCACCGCCGGTTCGACGTCGACACGATGTTGCGCCACATCGAATCCGATCGGATCACCATCGAAATGGCAGTGGCACCAATTGCTTTGGCGTTGGCCTCCCACCCCGATCTGGGTCGTTACGATCTGTCCTCGCTGCGCTACGTGATGTGGTGTGCCACCCCGGTGACCCGCAGTGTGGCCGAGGACGTCGCGCAGCGCGCCGGGATCCGGTGGCTGACCGCGTACGGCACCACCGAACTTCCGGTGATCGCCTGTAATCCGTTGGACGCCATTCACATCGACACCGTGGGTACCCCGGTGCGCGGGGTCGAGGTGCGGATCGGTGAGGGCGGCGAGATCCAGGTGCGGTCGGATTCGGTGATGGCCGGCTATCTGCCGAAGGACGCCACCGCGGGCGCATTCTGTGACGGCTGGTACCGCACCGGCGACATCGGCTTTCTCGATGACGACGGGTACCTGCATATCACCGACCGTTCCAAGGAGATGGTCAAGGTCCGAGGGTTTCAGGTGGCACCTGCCGAAGTCGAGGCGGTGCTGCACGGCCATCCCGCGGTCACCGACTGTGCGGTGTTCGGGGTGACCGATGCGGCGGACGGGGAGGCCATCGTGGCCGCCGTGGCGACACATTCTGCGGTGTCAGCCGAGGAGCTCATCGATCTTGTCGGTGCGCGGCTGGCCTCGTACAAGCGGCCCAGCCGCGTGGAGTTCGTAACCGAGATACCCCGGTTACCTTCCGGAAAGGTATTGCGACGAGTGCTGAAGGAGCGGCATGGACGTTCGTCTGACGTCTGA